In Zingiber officinale cultivar Zhangliang chromosome 8B, Zo_v1.1, whole genome shotgun sequence, a single genomic region encodes these proteins:
- the LOC122017045 gene encoding arginase 1, mitochondrial-like isoform X2 yields the protein MSHGTKWMSYLRQWSAANVSSALIEKGQNRVIDASLTLIRERAKLKGELLRSLGSVKASTSLLGVPLGHNSSFLQGPAFAPPRIREAIWCGSTNSSTEEGKELNDPRVLTDVGDVPIQEIRDCGVDDDRLMNIISESVKLVMEQDPLRPLVLGGDHSISFPVVRAVSEKLGGPLDILHLDAHPDIYDAFEGNKYSHASSFARIMEGGYARRLLQVGIRSITREGREQGKRFGVEQYEMRTFSQDRHMLENLKLGEGVKGVYISVDVDCLDPAFAPGVSHIEPGGLSFRDVLNILHNLQADVVAADVVEFNPQRDTVDGMTAMVAAKLVRELTAKISK from the exons ATGAGCCATGGGACGAAGTGGATGAGCTACTTGAGGCAGTGGAGCGCCGCGAACGTCTCTTCGGCCTTGATAGAGAAGGGGCAGAACCGGGTCATCGATGCCTCCCTTACTTTGATTCGCGAGAGGGCCAAACTCAAG GGAGAGTTACTAAGGTCTTTGGGCAGTGTGAAAGCTTCAACATCACTCCTGGGAGTTCCGCTTGGACACAATTCCTCTTTCCTGCAGGGTCCTGCTTTTGCTCCTCCTCGGATTAGGGAGGCTATCTGGTGTGGTAGTACCAACTCTAGTACTGAAGAAG GTAAAGAATTAAATGATCCTCGTGTACTAACTGATGTTGGCGATGTTCCTATACAAGAGATACGAGATTGTGGAGTTGATGATGACAGACTAATGAATATTATAAGTGAGTCTGTCAAGTTAGTGATGGAACAG GATCCACTGCGACCTCTTGTTTTAGGCGGTGACCACTCCATTTCTTTTCCCGTCGTCAGAGCTGTATCAGAAAAGCTAGGTGGGCCTTTAGATATTCTTCACCTAGATGCCCATCCGGATATATATGATGCTTTTGAGGGAAACAAGTATTCACATGCTTCTTCTTTTGCACGAATAATGGAGGGAGGTTATGCTAGGCGCCTTCTGCAG GTCGGAATTAGGTCGATTACTCGCGAAGGGCGTGAACAAGGGAAAAGGTTTGGGGTTGAGCAGTACGAAATGCGCACTTTTTCGCAAGACCGCCATATGCTAGAAAATTTG AAACTTGGGGAAGGCGTTAAGGGTGTCTACATCTCTGTGGATGTCGACTGCCTTGACCCTGCATTTGCTCCCGGAGTGTCTCATATCGAGCCGGGTGGTCTCTCATTCCGTGATGTACTCAACATCCTCCATAATCTCCAAGCCGACGTTGTTGCTGCTGATGTCGTTGAGTTCAACCCACAGCGTGACACCGTTGATGGAATGACTGCCATGGTGGCTGCAAAGTTGGTGAGGGAACTTACTGCGAAGATCTCCAAGTAG
- the LOC122017045 gene encoding arginase 1, mitochondrial-like isoform X1, with product MGHSFPSFLFWVAFVFFRCFSALDLKMSHGTKWMSYLRQWSAANVSSALIEKGQNRVIDASLTLIRERAKLKGELLRSLGSVKASTSLLGVPLGHNSSFLQGPAFAPPRIREAIWCGSTNSSTEEGKELNDPRVLTDVGDVPIQEIRDCGVDDDRLMNIISESVKLVMEQDPLRPLVLGGDHSISFPVVRAVSEKLGGPLDILHLDAHPDIYDAFEGNKYSHASSFARIMEGGYARRLLQVGIRSITREGREQGKRFGVEQYEMRTFSQDRHMLENLKLGEGVKGVYISVDVDCLDPAFAPGVSHIEPGGLSFRDVLNILHNLQADVVAADVVEFNPQRDTVDGMTAMVAAKLVRELTAKISK from the exons ATGGGTCATAGCTTTCCGTCGTTTTTGTTTTGGGTAGCTTTCGTGTTCTTTCGGTGTTTCTCCGCTCTTGACT TAAAGATGAGCCATGGGACGAAGTGGATGAGCTACTTGAGGCAGTGGAGCGCCGCGAACGTCTCTTCGGCCTTGATAGAGAAGGGGCAGAACCGGGTCATCGATGCCTCCCTTACTTTGATTCGCGAGAGGGCCAAACTCAAG GGAGAGTTACTAAGGTCTTTGGGCAGTGTGAAAGCTTCAACATCACTCCTGGGAGTTCCGCTTGGACACAATTCCTCTTTCCTGCAGGGTCCTGCTTTTGCTCCTCCTCGGATTAGGGAGGCTATCTGGTGTGGTAGTACCAACTCTAGTACTGAAGAAG GTAAAGAATTAAATGATCCTCGTGTACTAACTGATGTTGGCGATGTTCCTATACAAGAGATACGAGATTGTGGAGTTGATGATGACAGACTAATGAATATTATAAGTGAGTCTGTCAAGTTAGTGATGGAACAG GATCCACTGCGACCTCTTGTTTTAGGCGGTGACCACTCCATTTCTTTTCCCGTCGTCAGAGCTGTATCAGAAAAGCTAGGTGGGCCTTTAGATATTCTTCACCTAGATGCCCATCCGGATATATATGATGCTTTTGAGGGAAACAAGTATTCACATGCTTCTTCTTTTGCACGAATAATGGAGGGAGGTTATGCTAGGCGCCTTCTGCAG GTCGGAATTAGGTCGATTACTCGCGAAGGGCGTGAACAAGGGAAAAGGTTTGGGGTTGAGCAGTACGAAATGCGCACTTTTTCGCAAGACCGCCATATGCTAGAAAATTTG AAACTTGGGGAAGGCGTTAAGGGTGTCTACATCTCTGTGGATGTCGACTGCCTTGACCCTGCATTTGCTCCCGGAGTGTCTCATATCGAGCCGGGTGGTCTCTCATTCCGTGATGTACTCAACATCCTCCATAATCTCCAAGCCGACGTTGTTGCTGCTGATGTCGTTGAGTTCAACCCACAGCGTGACACCGTTGATGGAATGACTGCCATGGTGGCTGCAAAGTTGGTGAGGGAACTTACTGCGAAGATCTCCAAGTAG